DNA sequence from the Vibrio pelagius genome:
TCTAGTGTTCGATTTCAGCTCTGAGACAACCTCGACCGAGAAATCACCTTGCGCCAATCGACGACTCGCCTCTCGTAACCGGTCTAACGGCTGCTGGAGACGCCTTGAAAGGATCTGAGAGAACAAAAGCAAGATGACAAAAGCAATAAACACCTTCATTAATGAAGAGTACGTCGAAAAGGTATGAGCTGGATGAAAGTATCTTGGAAACTGAACCACTAATAGGTTGCCGTGTTTTAAAGGAATACCAAGAATGGGTTGATTCACTTGCGCATCAAGCTGATGATCTAAATCTCTTAAAAACCTCAGCTTAAACTCAAAGTGCGGGTGCATATGGCGATGGGTGATTGGATGTTTATCTTTATCGAGTACAAACAGATAATAATCTTGTGCATTCGCCCAATCTGCCAATTCATCCATATCCCCCTCTTCAATTAAGATATCGGCTTGATAAGCCAGATCTAACATATCTGACTTCACAGACTCCGGAACCTTGAGCAAAGCTCTCATCAATGCCTTTTCCGCAATACCCTGAAAGATGAAAATGCTGACAATAATGATCGTTAGGTAGGCAAACAGCTGAAACGTCAAACCGTCCTTACGTTTCTCGATGAAAGAAGGACAGCGAAAATATTTTAGACTCATGCACTTACGGACTCTAAGTAGCTGTAACCTTTGCCGCGAACCGTTTTAATGTGTTGTTTAGAAATACCCGCTTGTACTAACTTGCGACGAATATTGCTGATATGCATATCCAGATTACGATCAAACGGACACAGCTCCCTCTTGAGCACATGGACTTGAAGGTCAGATTTCGAAACAACAATGCCGTTATGCTTAATCAAATAATCAAGCAGGTCTTTTTCTGTCCCAGTCAGAGGAATACGAGCCAACTGTTCACACAAGCCCTCGTTCGTGCTCGCAACAGACTGGCGCTGACGCTCAAATCCGACACGACGGAGAATCACTTTAATGCGAGTCAAAAGCTCAGGCACATTAAATGGCTTAGCAATATACTGGTCAGCACCCGCTTGATAGCCATCTAACATGGATGCGTCATCATTGAGCGCTGTTAACATAAGAATCGGAGTGGCAAAGCGCTGACAAATGCGTCTTGCGACCTGCAACCCGTTGAGGTTTGGCAGCATCACATCCAGTAGAACCAAATCTACCGGATTCTGCTGAATAAATTCCAAAGCGCTCTCACCACAATGGACCTTATCAACATGATAACCCTCTGTTTCTAACACTTCACAGAGCAATTCACATAACTGAATATCATCGTCAACAACTAGAATGCGAGACATCACCACCACCAATTAAATAATAATGGTTTGCATTTTAATTATCATAAAATTGATTTCAATTATAAAATTGCACTATTTGGCTACATTAAGAGATCTTTCTCGATTGGAACAAATTTTGTTGCGGAGTCGATGAGGTTTTGAGCGGTTAGTCCCGGCACGCCGTAAACTTCCACTTTGGTATTGAAGCGCGATTTTATACGTTCAACTAAGATCTCGAAGTCACCATCACCAGAAACAAGAATAATGGTATCGACAGCCTCCGCCAACTCGATTGCATCTAACGCGATACCGACATCCCAATCACCTTTAGCACTACCATCTCGCCGTTGAATAAAAGGTTTTAGCTTTACGTCAAAGCCCACTCCACGGAGGATGTGATGGAATTGACGCTGTTTGGGATCTTGACTAGAAATAGCGTAAGCATGAGCTGATACAACATTTCTACCGGTGGTTGCCACATACCAAAATTGGTTGTAGTCAAAATTACTTCGATATTTATCTCTGGTTGTGTAATACACGTTTTGAACATCAACCAGAATTGCAATATTTTCCATCTATGGTGCCTGCGGCTCTATGCCGTTATTTGTAGCTAAAAAATGAGCCTTTACCCTATTCGATCTGCTAGGTAAATGCGAGCCGCTTATCGTTGATTTGAACCTATCTACTATGCTTTACGTATCAGCATTTATTCATCGCTTGATTATTGTGCAGAGTTTGCTGCTCACGCTTTCAAAAATAGTCATTAAAGCGGTTTACTGATAGAAACACACGCATTGGTTGAAAGGAGTCATAGGATGCTAGGAAGAATACTCGCTATTGCAGGCATCATTGCTTGCTCTCACACCGCTCTCGCTTATCCGGCCTATGAACAATCACACAGCTTGCCTCATCGCAGTGTCATCTTGTTCGCACCTGACCAAGACACCAAGGTGGAAGAGTTTATGAACAGTGTTTTGATCAATAACTGTCAGATTGACGAACGCGACATTGTGGTCATGGTAATCGCCGAGAACGGTTACACTATGCCCAGCTGGTTAAAAGAAGAGTTCAATTTAGAAGCAGTTAAGAAGATCTATGAGATCCCCAAAGGTGAACACACAGGGATTTTGATTGGCAAGGATGGTAAAGAGAAACATCGATGGAGTGGCACAACAGATTGGGCGTTCTTGGCTAACTTCATCGACCAAATGCCGATGCGCCAACAAGAGATGCAGCGACAATCGAGCCGCTGCAGCATCTAAGGGCGCAAATGGAGCGGTATACTACTGATTAAACCAAGCTAACTTTTCATGAAGTTGAGCGACGC
Encoded proteins:
- a CDS encoding response regulator transcription factor; the encoded protein is MSRILVVDDDIQLCELLCEVLETEGYHVDKVHCGESALEFIQQNPVDLVLLDVMLPNLNGLQVARRICQRFATPILMLTALNDDASMLDGYQAGADQYIAKPFNVPELLTRIKVILRRVGFERQRQSVASTNEGLCEQLARIPLTGTEKDLLDYLIKHNGIVVSKSDLQVHVLKRELCPFDRNLDMHISNIRRKLVQAGISKQHIKTVRGKGYSYLESVSA
- a CDS encoding DUF4174 domain-containing protein translates to MLGRILAIAGIIACSHTALAYPAYEQSHSLPHRSVILFAPDQDTKVEEFMNSVLINNCQIDERDIVVMVIAENGYTMPSWLKEEFNLEAVKKIYEIPKGEHTGILIGKDGKEKHRWSGTTDWAFLANFIDQMPMRQQEMQRQSSRCSI
- a CDS encoding NYN domain-containing protein, with the protein product MENIAILVDVQNVYYTTRDKYRSNFDYNQFWYVATTGRNVVSAHAYAISSQDPKQRQFHHILRGVGFDVKLKPFIQRRDGSAKGDWDVGIALDAIELAEAVDTIILVSGDGDFEILVERIKSRFNTKVEVYGVPGLTAQNLIDSATKFVPIEKDLLM